The window AGGCTGGCGGGAATTTATTCGGGGCATCGACCAAAACTTCGGCCCCAAACAGGAGACGACTAATTTTTTTGGTCACGAGCGCCGTCTCACTGCGAGTTGGTATGATGGTTCGACGGGCATTCCCATACTCGACGATTCTATCAAAAAAGTCCTGCAGTTTGGCTATACCCACCATATCGAACGTTTGATGATTCTGAGCAATCTGATGCTACTCAGCGAAATTCACCCCCACGACGTCTACAAGTGGTTCATGGAGATGTTTGTCGACTCGAGTGACTGGGTGATGGGTCCTAACGTGTACGGTATGGGTCAGCATTCCGACGGTGGTATCTTTGCGACCAAACCCTATATTTGTGGCTCGAATTATCTGCTCAAGATGAGCGATTACGAGAGCGGCGACTGGACAGATATCGTCGACGGACTGTACTGGCGGTTTATCGATCGCAAGAGAGAGTTTTACCTGCGTAACCCGCGCACCTCGATGGCGGTCCGGCAATACGATAAGATCGCGCCGGCGCGCCGTGCTAAACTAGCTGCCGCGGCCGACAACTTCTTGGCGACGCACACCACATTGTAAAGGACTTACTGACAGCAGGTGAGCGTCGTTGCGATCCCCTTAATGAAGCCCACACTGGCAATATACTCACTGAGATCGCATTGCCCTTTGAGGGCGAAGGGATCCCAGTCACCTGGTATGAGCGAGAGCCGATCGTCTTTTTTCTCAAAGTTTACCTCGCGGCAAGTCGTGCCGAGACTCACGCTTGACCTAGCACAAAGTGCGCCCGCAACGCTGTATCGACCATTGACACGGTTTTGCGCCAGCCCGACGAGATAATGGTCACCCGCACACGCGAGGCGCCCGGCTCCAGTATCAGGTACGACAACCACATTGGTTGCACTACGGCTTGGTCCGTAGTCAGAGCACAGCACTCCGTGATTGGCGCGACTACCGCTACGCTGCGCCGAACTTAGACCAACGATACGCTCGCCCTCGCGACAACGGGCCTTAAATGCTGATGGCATCCAGTCACTACGGTCCGTGGATAGCACAGAATCAAAATCACTGAATATTAGCGATGTGAAATGATGCTGCGGCACGCTGTCCCATCCCGGCTCAACTCCAGGGCCAAGGCGTGGCGTCATAATGCTACGTAGCTGCTCCGTGCGCCAATCCGCTAGAGGCTCCTGCCAGCTCTCGTGCAGGAGACCAAACAGCTCCTCCTCGCCCGAGGCTTTAGGCCCCGGATTCAGCGCCCAATAAGCAAAATCTAGATCCTGATCCCGCAGATAATTGACAAAGTTTGTAAACCATCGTTGGCTGCTGGCATTGTAAGCCTCACCAAATTCACTGACCCATACGGGCGCCGTAAAGTGTCGTGCCGGTGACACGACGTAACCCCACTCGCGGCTCACTTGAGCATGAAGCTGCGCCTCTTCCATGTCACCGTACTTCTGACCGAGCGTGCTGGGTGAAATGAATCCATAATTATGGGCCGCGTAGATCAACCTATCTGGCAACGGCAACCGGATCGGATCGCTCTGCACACCCTGAAGATGCTCGCGTGGGAAATTGATACCCTCGACTATGACTAGGAGGTTTGGGTTCTCGGCAAGTACGCGAGCTCCGGCCCGCTCAGCTGCGACGCGCCAATCATTTCCACCCTTAGCCCAGTTGGGGACGCTAGGTAAGAGGCGCCCCTTGAAGTTAGCAATACGGACCTCGTTGCGCAGATCGGCGGCGATGACCATGGAATTACCTGCGTAGCGTCTGGCCATCATCGCCCAATCATCAAGCCAAGCATCCTCAGTGTAATCATGCGTATACCAAAGACCGTCGCTATCAAAATTACAACACCACATGGGGTGCGTCGTGTGGTTGTTGATGATGACGTAGATCCCAGCCTCACTCAGTGCCGTGACGACGCGATCGTAAATCATGAGTGGAGTCAGAGAAGCCATTTCAGGGTTAGCTGCCACCGCTGCACTGTCTACT of the Deltaproteobacteria bacterium genome contains:
- a CDS encoding glycoside hydrolase family 5 protein; amino-acid sequence: MRQLLMTSSVAALIAACSASTPPLKMASIADRSRHAVQLLDAEPRELPLRTLGRFIVDARGKRLKLASVNWYGASDTSLVVGGLDKAPLGTIIEQIKKLGFNSVRLPFANLMLHAREVDSAAVAANPEMASLTPLMIYDRVVTALSEAGIYVIINNHTTHPMWCCNFDSDGLWYTHDYTEDAWLDDWAMMARRYAGNSMVIAADLRNEVRIANFKGRLLPSVPNWAKGGNDWRVAAERAGARVLAENPNLLVIVEGINFPREHLQGVQSDPIRLPLPDRLIYAAHNYGFISPSTLGQKYGDMEEAQLHAQVSREWGYVVSPARHFTAPVWVSEFGEAYNASSQRWFTNFVNYLRDQDLDFAYWALNPGPKASGEEELFGLLHESWQEPLADWRTEQLRSIMTPRLGPGVEPGWDSVPQHHFTSLIFSDFDSVLSTDRSDWMPSAFKARCREGERIVGLSSAQRSGSRANHGVLCSDYGPSRSATNVVVVPDTGAGRLACAGDHYLVGLAQNRVNGRYSVAGALCARSSVSLGTTCREVNFEKKDDRLSLIPGDWDPFALKGQCDLSEYIASVGFIKGIATTLTCCQ